One Phoenix dactylifera cultivar Barhee BC4 unplaced genomic scaffold, palm_55x_up_171113_PBpolish2nd_filt_p 000085F, whole genome shotgun sequence DNA segment encodes these proteins:
- the LOC103719208 gene encoding vacuolar cation/proton exchanger 3-like isoform X1, which translates to MGSEREDLEIEMETLVSSSQSAKKTPTVEIPDNASLSNVAKSWIFSRILERLWKSIKVVIFTAKINMLLPFGPMSIILHYLSKNHGLVFFFSLIGITPLAERLGYATEQLAFYTGPTVGGLLNATFGNATEMIIAIYALKNGMIRVVQQSLLGSILSNMLLVLGCAFFCGGMVHSKKDQVFNKAAAVVNSGLLLMAVMGLTFPAVLHFTHSEVQYGKSEVSLSRFSSCVMLVAYASYLVFQLKSHHNLYNPIDEEERQNEDDSDVVELPELGQWEAISWLAVLTIWVSVLSEYLVNAIEGASDSLNLPVAFISVILLPIVGNAAEHASAIMFAMKDKLDITLGVAIGSSTQISMFVIPFCVVVGWIMGKHMDLNFQLFETATLFITVLVVAFMLQEGTANYFKGLMLILCYLIVAASFFVHVDPADSNV; encoded by the exons ATGGGATCTGAAAGGGAAGACTTGGAAATTGAGATGGAGACTCTTGTCAGTTCATCACAGTCTGCAAAGAAGACGCCCACTGTAGAGATACCTGATAATGCATCACTTTCAAATGTTGCTAAATCATGGATCTTTTCAAGAATACTTGAACGACTGTGGAAAAGTATCAAAGTTGTTATATTCACAGCGAAGATCAACATGTTGCTACCATTTGGACCCATGTCAATCATTCTCCATTATCTTTCCAAAAATCAT GGCTTGGTTTTTTTCTTCAGTTTGATAGGAATAACTCCATTAGCTGAGCGGTTGGGCTATGCAACTGA ACAGCTTGCATTCTACACTGGACCCACAG TTGGGGGACTTCTAAATGCTACATTTGGAAATGCAACAGAGATGATAATAGCGATTTATGCATTGAAAAATGGAATGATTCGTGTAGTCCAGCAATCATTGCTAGGCTCTATATTATCAAATATGCTTTTAGTTCTAGGTTGTGCTTTCTTCTGTGGCGGGATGGTTCATTCCAAGAAAGATCAAGTCTTCAACAAG GCAGCTGCGGTCGTAAATTCAGGATTGCTGCTGATGGCTGTAATGGGTCTAACATTTCCAGCTGTTCTTCACTTTACACACTCAGAGGTGCAATATGGAAAGTCAGAAGTTTCTCTTTCAAGGTTTAGCAGTTGTGTGATGCTTGTAGCTTATGCTAGCTACCTTGTTTTCCAACTGAAGAGCCACCACAATCTTTACAATCCAATTGATGAA GAAGAGAGGCAGAACGAGGATGATTCTGATGTAGTGGAACTTCCAGAGTTAGGCCAATGGGAAGCAATCTCATGGCTTGCTGTTTTGACCATTTGGGTTTCTGTTCTTTCTGAATACCTTGTTAATGCCATAGAG GGAGCATCCGACTCATTGAACCTGCCAGTGGCTTTTATTAGTGTCATTTTGCTTCCTATTGTTGGCAATGCTGCTGAGCATGCAAGTGCAATTATGTTTGCCATGAAGGATAAACTT GACATAACACTGGGGGTTGCAATTGGATCATCTACACAGATATCAATGTTTGTG ATTCCTTTCTGTGTGGTTGTTGGTTGGATAATGGGAAAGCACATGGACTTGAATTTTCAACTATTTGAGACCGCTACTCTCTTTATAACAGTACTGGTTGTGGCATTTATGCTACAG GAAGGAACTGCAAACTATTTCAAGGGGCTAATGCTTATTCTATGCTATTTAATTGTTGCTGCCAGTTTCTTTGTGCATGTTGATCCTGCAGACA GTAACGTTTGA
- the LOC103719208 gene encoding vacuolar cation/proton exchanger 2-like isoform X2 encodes MGSEREDLEIEMETLVSSSQSAKKTPTVEIPDNASLSNVAKSWIFSRILERLWKSIKVVIFTAKINMLLPFGPMSIILHYLSKNHGLVFFFSLIGITPLAERLGYATEQLAFYTGPTVGGLLNATFGNATEMIIAIYALKNGMIRVVQQSLLGSILSNMLLVLGCAFFCGGMVHSKKDQVFNKAAAVVNSGLLLMAVMGLTFPAVLHFTHSEVQYGKSEVSLSRFSSCVMLVAYASYLVFQLKSHHNLYNPIDEGASDSLNLPVAFISVILLPIVGNAAEHASAIMFAMKDKLDITLGVAIGSSTQISMFVIPFCVVVGWIMGKHMDLNFQLFETATLFITVLVVAFMLQEGTANYFKGLMLILCYLIVAASFFVHVDPADSNV; translated from the exons ATGGGATCTGAAAGGGAAGACTTGGAAATTGAGATGGAGACTCTTGTCAGTTCATCACAGTCTGCAAAGAAGACGCCCACTGTAGAGATACCTGATAATGCATCACTTTCAAATGTTGCTAAATCATGGATCTTTTCAAGAATACTTGAACGACTGTGGAAAAGTATCAAAGTTGTTATATTCACAGCGAAGATCAACATGTTGCTACCATTTGGACCCATGTCAATCATTCTCCATTATCTTTCCAAAAATCAT GGCTTGGTTTTTTTCTTCAGTTTGATAGGAATAACTCCATTAGCTGAGCGGTTGGGCTATGCAACTGA ACAGCTTGCATTCTACACTGGACCCACAG TTGGGGGACTTCTAAATGCTACATTTGGAAATGCAACAGAGATGATAATAGCGATTTATGCATTGAAAAATGGAATGATTCGTGTAGTCCAGCAATCATTGCTAGGCTCTATATTATCAAATATGCTTTTAGTTCTAGGTTGTGCTTTCTTCTGTGGCGGGATGGTTCATTCCAAGAAAGATCAAGTCTTCAACAAG GCAGCTGCGGTCGTAAATTCAGGATTGCTGCTGATGGCTGTAATGGGTCTAACATTTCCAGCTGTTCTTCACTTTACACACTCAGAGGTGCAATATGGAAAGTCAGAAGTTTCTCTTTCAAGGTTTAGCAGTTGTGTGATGCTTGTAGCTTATGCTAGCTACCTTGTTTTCCAACTGAAGAGCCACCACAATCTTTACAATCCAATTGATGAA GGAGCATCCGACTCATTGAACCTGCCAGTGGCTTTTATTAGTGTCATTTTGCTTCCTATTGTTGGCAATGCTGCTGAGCATGCAAGTGCAATTATGTTTGCCATGAAGGATAAACTT GACATAACACTGGGGGTTGCAATTGGATCATCTACACAGATATCAATGTTTGTG ATTCCTTTCTGTGTGGTTGTTGGTTGGATAATGGGAAAGCACATGGACTTGAATTTTCAACTATTTGAGACCGCTACTCTCTTTATAACAGTACTGGTTGTGGCATTTATGCTACAG GAAGGAACTGCAAACTATTTCAAGGGGCTAATGCTTATTCTATGCTATTTAATTGTTGCTGCCAGTTTCTTTGTGCATGTTGATCCTGCAGACA GTAACGTTTGA